One window of the Trifolium pratense cultivar HEN17-A07 linkage group LG2, ARS_RC_1.1, whole genome shotgun sequence genome contains the following:
- the LOC123908009 gene encoding DNA polymerase alpha subunit B, with protein sequence MKDEIKSEFKKAGFDLDEEEEILSKCLPFCINYSLTPSDLVSSWEVYYLNRQLDEPTVQNAEMEGFLLHLQNNVKEDIIKEETGLHLYSIGDVEMILSNDDDTKDDTPSTPTHNRQDVYSPIHDTPSLYGNVLASGKPANLVTPFSKRTDRFAVKFNINTIPDVENGKQELNRDNEEDDEFSIVSKVVNRKRCSLVIHGSGPKPGCRFMYDRTEDRINAIESRIKKHARALIASGLYEEPTDPTIASPRSFFSVGMICCDGEGRLNEKSVMLQSSIEHSGGECVRLDLQRLSHYSVFPGQVVGIGGHNPSGHCLVASKLVDYIPTSVANEDLNPSKKQAMDKENQPTELLCNQRELSMIIAAGPLTTTDNLLFEPLVELLAYAKRRPPQLLVLLGPFIDSEHPDIKKGTVDRDFDEIFRFEVLKKLEDYVESMGSTVRVLLVPSIRDANHDFVFPQPAFDISQLQIASLTNPGIFEANEVKVGCCTLDVLKQISGEEISRIASDGKPIDRLSRLANHILNQQSFYPLYPPAESVPLDFSLAPEALQLSLVPDVLILPSDIKYFVKVLNNESEETNCKTCIAVNPGRLAKGEGGGTFVELDYSGGPDKINASILAI encoded by the exons ATGAAAGACGAAATCAAATCAGAATTCAAAAAAGCAGGGTTCGATCTCgacgaagaagaagagattCTAAGCAAAT GTCTCCCTTTCTGCATCAACTACAGTCTCACCCCTTCCGATCTCGTCTCAAGCTGGGAAGTTTATTACCTTAACAG ACAGCTGGATGAACCAACTGTACAAAATGCTGAAATGGAAGGATTTTTGTTGCATCTACAGAATAATGTGAAAGAAGATATTATAAAGGAGGAAACTGGTTTGCATCTTTATTCTATCGGAGATGTAGAAAT GATCTTAAGTAATGACGATGATACAAAGGACGATACTCCCAGCACACCGACGCATAATCGTCAAGATGTTTATTCGCCTATACATGATACACCATCTTTGTACGGGAATGTTTTAGCATCTGGAAAGCCAGCCAATCTGGTTACACCTTTTTCAAAGCGGACGGATAGATTTGCGGTGAAATTCAACATCAACACCATTCCTGATGTAGAAAATGGAAAACAAGAACTTAATCGCGATAATGAAGAGGATGACGAGTTCAGTATTGTTTCAAAAGTCGTAAACCGAAAAAGGTGTTCATTGGTGATTCATGGATCAGGGCCGAAACCAGGTTGCAGATTTATGTATGATAGGACTGAGGATAGG ATTAATGCAATAGAAAGCCGGATTAAAAAACATGCAAGAGCACTCATAGCTTCTGGGCTCTATGAAGAACCAACAGACCCTACAATTGCATCACCA AGAAGCTTTTTTTCCGTCGGCATGATTTGTTGTGATGGGGAAGGCCGTCTTAATGAGAAATCTGTCATGTTGCAGAGCAG TATTGAGCATTCTGGAGGGGAATGTGTCCGCCTAGACTTACAACGTTTAAGCCATTATTCAGTTTTCCCTGGCCAG GTAGTTGGAATCGGAGGCCATAATCCTAGTGGGCATTGCCTAGTTGCATCTAAATTGGTTGATTATATACCTACCTCTGTTGCTAACGAGGATTTGAATCCTTCAAAGAAGCAAGCTATGGATAAGGAGAATCAGCCAACTGAGCTGCTTTGTAATCAGAGAGAGTTGTCGATG ATTATTGCGGCGGGACCTCTCACTACAACCGACAATTTGTTGTTCGAACCTCTTGTAGAACTGCTGGCATATGCAAAGCGAAGACCTCCACAGCTGCTTGTATTG CTGGGACCATTTATTGATTCTGAACACCCAGACATCAAAAAAGGAACTGTGGACAGGGATTTTGATGAAATATTTCGTTTTGAAGTCTTGAAGAAG TTGGAAGATTATGTAGAATCTATGGGTTCAACAGTACGTGTTCTCCTTGTACCATCTATACGGGATGCTAACcatgattttgtttttcctCAG CCTGCATTTGATATCAGTCAACTTCAG ATTGCCAGTCTCACTAATCCTGGAATCTTTGAGGCAAACGAG GTCAAAGTTGGTTGCTGCACTTTGGATGTCCTCAAGCAGATCAGTGGGGAGGAGATATCACGAATTGCATCAGATGGAAAGCCTATTGATCGTTTGAGTAGACTTGCAAACCATATTCTTAACCAACAAAG TTTCTATCCACTTTACCCGCCAGCAGAAAGTGTTCCCTTGGACTTTTCTCTGGCGCCAGAAGCCCTTCAACTCTCTTTGGTTCCAGATGTTCTTATCTTACCTTCAGACATCAAGTACTTTGTCAAG GTTCTTAATAACGAAAGCGAAGAGACCAACTGCAAGACATGCATTGCCGTCAATCCAGGAAGATTAGCCAAAGGAGAGGGAGGAGGTACTTTTGTAGAGCTTGATTACAGTGGAGGTCCCGATAAAATTAACGCTTCAATTTTGGCCATATGA
- the LOC123908008 gene encoding 3-oxoacyl-[acyl-carrier-protein] reductase 4, which yields MASLTGSNCVALRTANFAAASATRKIGQIRQWSPVLNNLRPVSGLYSRSNTSFNSTGMRVQVATLAEAGTAETQKVEAPVVIVTGASRGIGKAIALALGKAGCKVLVNYARSSKEAEEVSKEIEALGGQALTFGGDVSQQDQVNSMFKTAVDAWGTVDILINNAGITRDGLLMRMKESQWNDVININLNSVYYTTQAAVKIMVKNKKGRIINISSVVGLVGNAGQSNYAAAKSGVIGFTKSIAREFSSRGITVNAVAPGFIASDMTAKLGKDLEAKILEGIPLGRYGQPEEVAGLVEFLALNPAASYITGQVLTIDGGMVM from the exons ATGGCTTCTCTTACCGGATCCAATTGCGTCGCCCTCCGAACCGCCAATTTTGCCGCCGCTTCCGCCACCCGTAAAATCGGTCAGATCCGGCAATGGTCTCCGGTTCTCAATAATCTCCGTCCAGTTTCCGGTCTTTATTCTAGATCCAATACTTCGTTTAACTCCACTG GTATGAGAGTACAGGTTGCTACTTTGGCGGAAGCTGGAACCGCAGAAACTCAGAAAGTGGAGGCGCCGGTTGTAATTGTAACCGGAGCTTCCAGAGGTATTGGAAAAGCTATTGCGCTAGCTTTAGGTAAAGCAGGTTGCAAG GTCTTGGTCAACTACGCAAGATCATCCAAGGAAGCCGAAGAGGTTTCTAAGGAG ATTGAGGCACTGGGTGGGCAGGCTCTAACATTTGGTGGAGATGTTTCTCAACAAGATCAAGTGAACTCTATGTTTAAAACT GCAGTAGATGCTTGGGGAACTGTTGATATATTGATAAACAATGCTG GAATAACCAGAGATGGTTTATTGATGAGAATGAAGGAATCTCAGTGGAATGATGTTATTAATATAAATCTCAACAGTGTTTATTATACCACACAG GCAGCTGTTAAGATTATggtgaagaataagaag GGAAGGATAATCAATATTTCATCTGTTGTTGGTTTAGTTGGCAATGCCGGACAATCCAATTATGCTGCTGCAAAATCAGGAGTAATTGGCTTCACAAAGTCTATTGCAAGGGAATTTTCTAGCAGAGGCATCACt GTTAATGCTGTTGCTCCAGGATTTATTGCATCTGACATGACTGCCAAGTTAGGAAAAGATCTCGAGGCAAAGATTTTGGAGGGAATTCCATTAG GACGATATGGCCAACCAGAAGAAGTTGCTGGACTAGTGGAATTCTTGGCCCTTAATCCAGCTGCCAGCTACATCACTGGGCAG GTTCTCACCATTGATGGAGGTATGGTGATGTAA